In one window of Desulfovibrio inopinatus DSM 10711 DNA:
- a CDS encoding B12-binding domain-containing radical SAM protein: MNVLLVAPPIDMDSAKLSPCALPIGLLQLAAVLREAGHVPTLLDLATVKIPEGIEPEDYRRALLCASIRELDPGYVGINCLTSMNFPQVRRLIYDIHVEAPDIPICLGGIHPTWYYREIFEHCPEVDYIVLGEGETQTVALANAIASGDRYALQGVQSLAYRNADGALVVHPRTSYIDDLDALPLPAYDLLDFTDYHRDLSRWYNPKNHTIKTLTPLFTSRSCPFNCSFCMGHIMTGRGYREKSPDKVVDEIEILTREFGQNYFAILDENSILNKDRFIAICNDISKRGLDIQLSAVSGFYLNAVDEDIVKAYKKAGGISVSIPIESGSSYIRNTVINKNLSDETIINAVRLFKKYDLFTIGFFIMGFEEDTPSTLDESIAMMERLQLDINNTANLSPYPGTKIFARAKQNGTLLIDDNQTWNGEVLFAQRSEMRFFIKPPGLSMDELRRYRAVFNQYFLYSDRVRHEARGSR, encoded by the coding sequence ATGAATGTCCTTCTCGTAGCTCCTCCCATTGATATGGATTCTGCGAAGCTATCGCCCTGCGCCTTGCCCATCGGTTTATTGCAACTTGCTGCAGTGCTTCGTGAAGCAGGCCACGTCCCCACTCTTCTTGATTTAGCCACAGTCAAGATTCCGGAGGGCATAGAGCCCGAAGACTACCGTCGTGCCCTTCTCTGCGCGAGTATACGCGAACTTGATCCAGGATATGTGGGCATCAACTGTCTGACCAGCATGAACTTTCCACAGGTCAGGAGACTGATTTACGACATACACGTTGAAGCACCGGATATACCCATTTGCCTAGGGGGAATTCACCCGACATGGTATTATCGTGAAATTTTTGAGCACTGTCCGGAGGTCGACTATATCGTGCTCGGCGAGGGAGAAACCCAAACCGTAGCGTTGGCTAACGCTATCGCTTCGGGCGATAGATATGCGCTGCAGGGCGTCCAATCTCTCGCATATAGAAACGCTGATGGCGCGCTGGTGGTGCATCCCAGAACCTCATATATTGACGATCTGGATGCACTGCCGCTACCAGCCTATGACTTATTGGATTTTACCGATTACCACAGAGACCTTTCTCGTTGGTACAATCCTAAAAATCATACCATCAAAACGCTTACTCCTCTTTTTACCTCAAGAAGTTGTCCCTTTAATTGTTCATTTTGTATGGGACATATTATGACAGGAAGAGGATATCGTGAGAAGTCTCCCGACAAGGTCGTGGACGAGATTGAAATTCTGACACGAGAGTTTGGGCAAAATTATTTTGCTATACTTGATGAGAATTCCATTCTGAACAAAGATCGATTTATCGCCATCTGTAATGACATCTCCAAGCGTGGCCTGGACATTCAGTTGTCTGCAGTTTCAGGCTTCTATCTGAATGCGGTCGATGAAGACATTGTCAAAGCGTACAAGAAAGCAGGTGGAATCAGTGTATCTATACCGATAGAAAGTGGCAGTAGCTACATACGAAACACAGTTATCAATAAAAATTTGAGCGACGAGACTATCATCAACGCTGTTCGCTTGTTTAAGAAATATGACCTTTTTACGATTGGTTTTTTTATTATGGGGTTTGAAGAGGATACTCCATCCACTTTGGATGAAAGCATCGCCATGATGGAAAGGCTTCAGCTTGATATAAATAACACCGCTAACCTGTCGCCATATCCGGGGACTAAGATCTTTGCTCGGGCCAAGCAGAACGGCACGCTGCTTATTGATGACAATCAAACGTGGAATGGCGAAGTGCTGTTTGCGCAACGTTCAGAAATGAGGTTTTTCATTAAGCCGCCAGGGTTGAGCATGGACGAACTGCGGCGGTATCGTGCCGTATTTAATCAGTATTTTCTTTATAGTGACCGTGTGCGTCACGAAGCAAGAGGCTCGCGTTAG
- a CDS encoding glycosyltransferase family 2 protein has translation MKLVAQVIAGNSAHDLVGCIEHHRNLGVDAFIICHLYSEDNTPELLQTLEREHDDITVVHIPLIFDDPLSLFQPSINLARQKYDADWILRIDSDERWFVQHGTLKEAIAKDGGRGVIAVKRYNIVWPTPAAAEQTDISSTMTLQNLPLALFPVFIPPTDSAKLEEIPWVLALIAHKCCMQASEMFDFDIGGHNVVDRVQGGIKPRVTSNNIIVAQIAFTTLDRFEIKLRGISALFNKAPTDRNPHLGWHWTRLANIYKQGFAAVEAEWLRQFMTPEFAQQLVGRQVIASGEFAFDFPRRRS, from the coding sequence AATTCGGCGCATGATTTGGTTGGATGCATTGAGCATCACAGAAATTTGGGCGTAGACGCCTTTATCATCTGTCATTTGTATTCGGAAGACAACACGCCGGAGCTTCTGCAAACCTTGGAGCGGGAGCATGACGATATCACGGTTGTACATATTCCATTGATTTTCGATGACCCTCTGTCCTTGTTTCAGCCCTCCATCAACTTGGCACGACAAAAATATGATGCAGACTGGATTCTTCGAATTGATTCAGATGAACGTTGGTTTGTACAACACGGAACGCTCAAAGAAGCTATTGCCAAAGATGGAGGGAGAGGAGTAATTGCGGTCAAACGGTATAATATCGTTTGGCCAACGCCTGCAGCAGCAGAGCAGACAGATATTTCATCAACTATGACGTTACAAAACCTCCCTTTAGCCTTGTTTCCAGTATTTATTCCTCCAACCGATAGCGCAAAACTCGAAGAAATTCCCTGGGTACTGGCATTGATAGCTCATAAATGCTGTATGCAAGCGAGCGAAATGTTTGATTTTGATATAGGGGGGCACAATGTTGTTGATCGAGTTCAGGGAGGGATCAAGCCGAGGGTGACTTCGAACAACATCATTGTTGCGCAAATCGCCTTCACCACGCTTGACCGGTTTGAAATTAAACTTCGTGGAATTTCGGCGTTGTTCAATAAAGCACCGACAGACAGAAATCCTCATCTCGGCTGGCATTGGACTCGTCTCGCCAATATCTACAAGCAGGGCTTTGCGGCTGTGGAAGCCGAGTGGTTAAGGCAGTTCATGACACCGGAATTTGCACAACAACTGGTCGGGCGCCAAGTGATTGCTTCTGGAGAGTTTGCATTCGATTTTCCGCGAAGGCGTTCCTGA